ATTGACTCTTAGTATCagaattcctttttttccattaaattaatcaaatcttgtTTAATTtcgaaattttcattttgtaactCATGACTCCTTTGTTTTAACTctattatctcttttttttaccatttttACTTCCAGCTGTAAATCCTATAAAGttacttcttttcttttgttgaatttttccAAGGTAGTATTTAGACTTATTTTTGGGGAAATGTGTTGACTCGTCTCTTCTTGACCAAtgacttttcttaatttctttaaatattCAGATTTTAATTCTAAATTTTCTACTTTACTGATTAAATCAATCAATAATTCTTCTTGCTCTCCTTGTTTTGTGAGGACTTGTATTGACTTAGTGAGGACATTACAACACTTATCTTTACAACCAAATTGGACTTTTGGGGAACTTAATTGGGAATTTGAGGAACTATAATCTACTGAGCTCGTTACTGTGGTTTCAACTTCACTAGACTCAGAGTTTCTTAATTCTAATACCTTAATTAATTGGGCTTTTTCTTCATCGGTGATTTTTAATTGCTTTATTGTGTCTTTTACTTTACATTCATTAGCATAATGACCATGTTTTTTACACTTCCAGCATTCCACTTTCTTTTTATCTGTATTTTTCTTAAAGTTACTTTTCTTGTCTTTTCTGGGGGTTTTTGACCAGTTTTTTCGTGggttaaattttcttttaccaTAAAATTCATCATTATGTCTAAAGGATTGTTTCCTACGTGAGGAATGACTATGTTTACTAGTTTGTTGGTCATTGTACCTAGTCTTGACCTTTCTAGATGGGGGAATAGATGCTAGACCATATTGTTCACAAAAGTCTCCTAGTTCATATTTGGCTGAATTTCTTTATGATTGAATTTGTTTACTTATTTTCATGTCAACACACTTTTTCATTCCTACTTGGTTAATTGTACTAATAATATTTCCATAAGTTAAATTATCGAAATCAATGTGACTCTAATCATAACTTAGGACTGTTCGTATTTAGTGAGCAAACAAATTAGGAAGGCCgttactaaattttttttttttccaaaacagTTGGTTACTATCATCTCTTAACATGATGTCGACTCTAGAAATAAAGACATCTTTATACCATCTAAAATCACTTAATTTGGGACATATGAGATTGCTAAGTTGATCGTGAATTTTGACTGTAGTGTGGTGTTCCTATGAAATGTTCAATTATGGTATATAATAAAGTATTGACTCTGTCTTCTATGCATGTTCCTAAGCGTGCATAAAAAATAGGGAGATCTTCTTCACTCAATTTGACTGCATATGTGATTTGTCGTTTTCACTCTTCAGTTAAATGTTTATCCCACCAAGACTGTAAGGTTCCGGTGAATCCTGTTTCTAAAAACGGAACAATTTCTGACTGTCTTAAATTGTGATTGGTTATATAACTATTAGCTACCATAGACATATGTGAAGTTTATTTAGGATTTCTTGTTCGGAAAGGCCATCAATATTCCATCGTATAGTTTATCGGATGAGACTGAGAATTGACTTTGataatttctttcttcaaactGAATGTCTGGAGGGGTTGGTTTGGGATGCCAATTTTTTGTTAGACTAGTAGGATTGACTTTGTTCCTTAATCTATTAAGCTTgaaatcattatatatttcCAAACTATTAAAGGCTTTCTCAATTTTTGATATATCACTAGAATATGTTTCATTACTGGTTATAGACTCGGTTTCAGAGGTATTGACTAAAATGGAGGACTCAAGGACTTTGAGACCAAAAACTTCAGGTTTTTCTTTAATTGGGGTTAATTGTTTAAGCATTTCTTCAATCTTTTCCATTCTGGGACTCGACTTGAGAGTGAGGCTTGACTTTAGGTCCTGGAATTTTACTaaaggtttttctttttgagacTAAAGGGATATTTGTTGAGGGActattttgtcaatttttgtttctattttatcTAATTGTTTTCCAATGAATATTAGATTTTGGTTTGTACAATTATTTTgctaaattattttcttgtcattttgtTATGGAATTTTGAAAGGACTTGCCTGGAGTTTAGTATTTTTATGGGTGATAACTATAGTTTCAGTAAGAGGATGACTGGCTAGAACTTCGGTGTTATCttctcttttccatttttcttgggttAAAGTTTTTAACTCTTTTGTCATGTAGTGACTTTCAACATAatcaagataaaaaaaaacttatgaattggtatttttcataaaatttttccATTCATTAAAGATTTGCTAGCATTGGACTTTATTTGGGTAGGCTGTGTGGTAGTTATTTCTTCGTTCCAGATTCTCTGAGGCATTTAAATGACTATCTAAAATTTTCCaatgaattttgaattctttgtTGAGGGTTCGTAACTGATTGTCTGTGGGAATGGCTTCGGCTTCAAAATCAGTTTGTGTGGGGGAATCtgatttttcatcttctttcacTGGTTTCTTACCATAATAAGGATGGTTGACTTGGAAAGTTTTTCTTAAAGATTCTAACTTTAAATCAATTAACGTTTTTTTCAAACTCTAGGTCTCTTTCTAGAGTAGAGGAGGAATCTGCAAAGGAATGTCTAGCAAGCATATGTCTCAAGGATTGACTAGGTGTTGGGAGTGGTTGTATTTGGACTAAGGACTTGTGAGGCTGGtttccaaaatttatttttactataCCATCTAAATATTGTTGGATATAATCTAGATTATTCAAATTATGTTGAATAGGAGCGGGTTGATTTTCTATTATTAATGTCCAATCTAGGGGTAAGATTACTTCTAACCACTTAATTGTATGAGGAACTCTAATATTAGCATCAGCTTTACTACTTTGAATAAGCAAGGTGTAGTCTTTTGGGATTTTATTAAGAGTTTGGAAATTCATATTAGTTCCTGTGACTTTATAATAAATTCTATAGAGTTCCCCATACAATTAAGGAATTAGTTCCTTTGGTACATCTCACTCTTCCCTCCCAATCGAAGGAAGATCCAAATCAGAATTAAAGGAATTAGCCAGGCAATTAATGATCCAAGCCTCACAAATGCATGATGATAATGATGTTGCTTCCCCAAAGTCTCACTCCACTCAAGCCTCATCCTCTAGTTAGACTCAAAATCCATCAAGTCACAAAGATTCCACACAAAAGTTCAGATGGGCAGATTACCCAGACAGTCAAGATACTTATGATCTCAATGAAGACTAGTAAAAGTAGGAAAGCATATGTGAAAGAAAGCGAAAGCAAAACTTAGCATGATTCCAAGCCCCATGCCTCAACAGTTAATATTCcctgaaaaagaagaaaggaaaaggtgAAGTCAAGTCCTAAAGCTCCAGTTAAAGCAAAAGCAGAAGACCTGTGCTCCAACAGTAAAAATTCCAAGCATCCAATGTTGCCAACACTTTTTTGGCTCTTTATACAGAGGCTCTGTCCTCAGTTGTAGTCAGAAtgtaatttttagttttctcaGTTTCAAAGTTTTCTCTGAATCACTGTCAAAGAAAACTCTATTTGTAAAATATGAGTGCTACTATCAATCAATAAAATCTTTCAATCAAGATTTTCTATAAGTATTTTCATTTACACATTACTTTTAATTtcgtatttattttaaattatttcattATGCATTATTATTCTCTCTGCCTCTAGATCTCTTCTGGTATCAGAGCCGTAAGTGTTGAAGAGTCATTCTAATTCTGCTTCTCTGTGTACAAAGTCATTGGTCATCTTACTCTGTGTTTAAAGCTTTGCTATTCAATTTTGTAACCCTTTTAGTGTCTTCCTGTATACTGTTCATTTTATCTCAACCCAAACAATAAGTCCTAGATTCCAAACAATAAGTCCCAGGGAGAGGCATGAGCGGATGCGACATGAACGGAGAGAGAGATAACCCTTCAATCTTCAGGAATCCTTGAATCTGTTATAGGATTATTAGCTTCCCTTTTTACCCTTTGTAGAAAACCAGTAATCTTTGTCCAGATGAGTCACTTTTTTAGAACAAACTCTTGTAATAGTAGCAATTCTAGAGCCAGTATTAGTAAACTCCCAGAAATAGTcaatgaagaacaaatagAATACGAAACTAGTAATGAAATTGATTATAAAGATTGGAACATCCCTAAGATCCCTAGTACAGAAATTTACAAGAAGAGATGgtcactttcaagtttcaaaagTACAACCCATGACAGTCGAACAAGTCTATGCCTTGAGTAAAGAACACGGAACATGTCAACTTTTAAACCTTGAGTCAATAAAGAAACATAAGAGTGATGGAAACAATTTCCTTCACATTGGCCTCGTTCAAGTAGCAGTCAAACCCGTTACAAGGTTAGGACTAAATGCCTCTATTTTACTTTGCCTACGTGATGCTAGATTTACCAACTTTAGTGATAGTACCTTAGGAATAATTGAGTCAAGCTTGTTTAATGGTCCAATTCACTTTGATTGTTACCCAGACTTCACGATAAGCCTAAGCGATCCCCACATATTAAAAAATCTGAcattaaacattaaaaattttaGGGTATAAATTCTTGCTAGGTACCCAACCTCTAGCTTTAGTccatataatttattataaagtCACAGGAACTAATATGAGTTTCCAAGCTCTTAATAAATGCCCAAAAGACCAAACCTTGCTTATTCAAAGTAGTAAAGCTTATGCTAATATAAGAGTTCCCCATAAAATTAAGTGGTCAGAAGTAACCTTACCCCTAGATTGGACATTAACAACAGAAAATCAACCTtgatcatttatatatatatatatatatatgcacttttattcttatttactGGTGAAGATCCTTCATCGCCATGCATGCATTTTGGAAGAGAGTGGTCTGGGAAGGGAAAAAGGTCCTGTTTGAGTTTGTGTTATATGCTATACTGGGATTATGCGATATCTTGGTTTTAAAgtcgattttgttatataaatatgcatATGGGTATTTGTGTGAGTACATTTGTGGACTTGTTTCCAGGTTGAGTTTTCTGAGCATGTGCATTGAGACTGCTCTACACAGGTATGGATTTTTGAAATGAAGTTTGGATTTCAGATTGGCTATTTGCAAACAATTATTTGACATTTTATGTTTGCAAGCATATGCCTAAGAAAGGGTATGGTTGCAGAAGAAAAAggatattttgggttttgatgtttatattttacattaaCGGGATTATTTTGGAAGTTTCAATTATATGGTATTACAATAAAGACTAAATGATTATGTTCGTGTTTTCCAAAAAAAGTgagaaatattaattaaatggattactttatcatatattttgttataagTATACTAAATTGGACTATTTTCaagtatgtatatatgtacacaTACAAGGGATTTTGTTGGTTGGCATTATTTTCTAAAACAGAGGGGTTATTTATGTTGCATATAAATTATGTTAAACACTTTGTTTTCATCTACTCACATTTTATGTTTTGCGGCCCCCAGGTTCTAAATATCCAAGGTTGAGACCACTACGTCGAGGCATCGTGGCTGCTTGCTCTGTAGGAActtcttctttatctttcctactttctttcttcccGGGTTATAAATCAAATCTTTAGTTGTTCTGGTTGCTCATATAAGTTTGGGTAGAGGGCATGAGGCCCATTTCCTTAATTTTAGTTGTTGTGTGTGCCATTATCTTGTGCATGCTGAAAATTGGGGTTATTTATGTACTTGTTTGCAGGTATTGTAATTTGGGAATTGTTCCAATTATAGAGGAGACTCTGTCGAAATTTCAGTATTAGTCGAACTGTTTATCCATTTAAATTAGGGCTACATGACTTTTTAGTAATGCGGGTCCGGCACCGGGTAGATGTCGGATGGGAAGCAGAGTTCGTCACTATAATTCACGCTTAAGTATGTTTTTCCATATTTGAAAtcctttttctgattttgaatAGCTTTTCTAAATCTTcttcatgaaaaaaaaaaaaaaaaatccatatgTTGTCATACATCAATTGAAGAGATGACATATAACACACAAAAGGGAAGATATTCATCTTGGCCTTACTCAGGGGATAAACGAAAAAAGGGGTGAAATAATACACATGATTGACTAAATAACTAGAAAGGGCGATTTTGAGAAATATTAGACGATTTTTGGTCGGTGCCACACCGATGTTccccattttccattttttggaAGGTTATGGAAGACTTGGTTAGTCACACTGACCTATTTCAAACAATTGCTTGACCTCAACCTCAAAAGGTTATCTCGCTGTTTAGACCAAATTCAGGCATCAACAACTTATATGGTGTCATTATTGTTTACTCAAGTTGAGTTAAGTGTGGATGTTTAGATTTGAAGTAGAGAATTAGATTTTAACACACTATGATTTCATAtaatttaataagaaaaatacttGCGTCCTTCCCTAGAGGTAAGAATTCCTACCGTCTTGTCTATCATAATTTGACATGTGTGTagagatttatttttttatatattttttatgaattatttttgaatatatgtagtgTGATTTGTAGGAAGTAAGAATGTCTCTTTCTTAAGAGCGAAGCAATGTCCATTAAATAACATCTTTAATGAAACAGtcaacaaattaatttttttaataacttcCTGATAGAGtttgttatttaatttttaccttaaattaatctaatttacaGGAAGGGAAATTAAACCTTGATGCAACTCATTGCCCTCGCCAACTAACCTAtttcatatttgtattttCACGGAGTTTAAAGCTGTTGTCAAAGTAAGTGAAGAGATGACACAAAATAGAATATGAGACGGAGTGGCCACGAACGTTTTGGGTACAGCAAATCTTTACCGTCCAAAGAGTAGGCAGCTCTCAACCAAAAGCCATTTATtttgacaaataaaaaatcattaatACCATTTTCCAGATcttgaacaaacaaaaaatcatgGTACGTAAAAAAACTCACTACTCCAAGACGAGAACCAACTCTGTTTGCACAGGATTGAATAAAATGACACAAACACCCTCACTCCTCCAACCCGCTTAAGTCATGTAATGTGCGGAGAAACGCAACCGAGATCAAAGGATATATTCGTCCTTTTAAGGAAGTTCAAAAATAGAAAGTGCcacttctttctctctcagaTTTCCCCATTAAGTAAAAAacgatattttattttaaataaagtaataaaagaacatgaaaagtaacaaaattcgaaaaaataaaataaaatcgcTGCCTTCACGCTCCGTCTCtgatctctctccctctctttctttcccaACTTTCCAACACAAAAAGCACATTCtgtctttctctttcattGATTTCCTTTTCTCTCCTTTCTGGAAACCCTAAGTGACctggttaatttttttttttttcattaaccAGGTCCTCGGAGGAGAgaacttaaatttttttttttttttgggtagaaAAAAAGTTgcaggcttttttttttttttttttcgcaaATTATAGTGTCTAAGTTGCATTGCTCAGCTGCCCTCGACAATGAACGACCTGCTaaaggtaatttatttttgtattggTCCATTAATTTATGCCGTGGCTGGTTTGTTTCTACATTTGTGGAGTTTTTCATGTTCTGTTTTTGTCATGATCCGGCTCTCTTTGATGTTATTGGATCTGCATTTTTAAACGAatattttgaacttttggattatgggattttgtttttgggttgtctttgtttggttgttgAGAAAAGGAGGGAAAGTATAGGAAATTGAAAGTTTTAGAAATAGAATCATGAGATTTTGCGTTGTCTGGAGATCCCCCCTGAGGAGAATGCAGTTTGCTTGACTACAAGTGTTTGGTTTACTTCATTCTAGCTCAAACAGCATGAACTAGTGTAGAccagcaaaaaaaaagaaagaaggaaaaagttgatttcttttcctccttttcttcttatatTCGGTTTGTCAGCTATCAAAAATAATGGATCTGCATTTCTGTTTGAACCTAATCTTTCTAAATTAAACTTTGATGTTATAGTTAATGAGAAGTACATCTCTTTGTCATTTTTGGAATTATGGTGTCGGTTTTTATGAATGTTGTCATATTGATAATTTGAAGTTGGagtttaaacaattaaaaaggGAAACAAGGATACGAATGGAAGTTTTCAGACGAGTATTATACTTTTACAAATGCTGAACGGAAGAACACTTTACATAACTGGATTTCATTAGTGATTGAGGCTCGGTTTTTCCTTGTATATCTGGATGGGATTTCCTTGTTTATACTACTGAACAGATACTAGACCGTGTCCTTAAAAAGATAAATAGCGGTGTTACAATGTGGTTGCATAATTCTCCAGCATATATaatgtgtgtgcgtgtgtgtgtgtgtgtgtgtgtgtgtggatataattttttttttttttttttgtatatatttccATAGAGTTCAGTGGCGAAAGGATCCATTCAATTGAACTCAAGTAATCTGGATTACTGTGTTTTAGAGTTAAGTTCCTTGTCTGTCTGACCTATTTACTAATATAAAACTTGCAGGATTCTTTTGAGATTTCTCGGGGTCAAGCATCTAGAGATGGAGATATCGAACTAGGAACAAATGGTTCAATGAATTCTGGAGAATTTGGTTTGgagaatttctttaaaaaggtTCATTAGCGTTCTTGCATCCTTTTCTTCTATTTCCCTTGAATACATGCAAAcgtgattattttattttgcttcaaattttcctttaCATAAGTAtggaatttaaaatatgtttattttgtgTTGCTTCTGTCTAATGATTTCATGATTTTTGCCCCCAGGTTCAAGAGATTGAGAAGCAAAATGAGAAGCTTAATAAGCTCCTGAAAAAACTCCAGGTATCTAATGTTTTTCGTACATTGCCAGAACCATGAAAGTCAGTTTGATAGTTCCAGCCTGTTAGTATTTTCCAAATCATTTCATGATCATGGTTCCTAATGCGTGGGTTATtttctctgatttttataaatttattactCTGAACTAGGAGTCATTTTAGTGTTGCGCTTATGAATGTAGCTGTTAGATTTAGTTGAgatcaatttatttttcctagTAGCTTGAAAAATTGAGTCCCATTTTTGTTTAGTGTTGTTGTCTTTGGAATTATGTGTTTGATGCCAGAAGATGGTGGTTCAATGATATTGTAATTGCATTTGTAGGTATATAGATAGGAAGGGTCTTCATTTGGGAATTTTAGTTATAAGGTGATGAACAAATGTAACTACAAGGAACCCAAACACATACAATGTTTAGAATTGTATAGCAACTAGACCAAGCTTTGCTTATTTGCATGCCAATGCAGCATCCAGATTTGTAATTAAGTATTGTATAAACTATTGTTTGAAAATATTGTGTTAGCTTTTATTTGCCTTACACAATAGCATAAACAATTAGAaagtgttttttaaaaaaatgagtcTTTGAGATATATAACATGCAGTTTTATGTAATTTCGTTATGAAATTTGTATGCAGGATGCACATGAGGAGTCCAAGGCTGTGACTAAGGCTCCTTCAATGAAATGTAATCTCAAACTTGTTGATTTCTTTATAAAATGCACTTTTATGTAATTTGTTGGTAAATGTTTGGCATTCTCATTTTTGTGTTAAGTGCTAACTTCTTAAAAAGATAGCATATACATGTGCTTATTTTTGTACTCAAATATGCTTTTTTGCGGACAAGTGGATTTAATAAAGGGGATAGATCAcacccataattttttatggTGTTATCTCGTCTGTTTGCATTCAACAACTTAAATTTGGTTTCTTCCTGATTAAGTCTTCACTGATGATGGATCCTTTCATCACATGCAGCAATCAAGCAGCGGATGGAGAAAGATGTCGATGAAGTTGGAAAAATTGCTCGTTGGATAAAGTCAAAAATTGAGGAACTTGACAAAGAGGTTTAACCTGATTCAACAGATAGCTGCTTTTAATTATGTGATCAGAAGTAATTTTAATTGCTCGTCTGACTGACCTTTCCTTCTGGGTCCAGAATTTAGCAAATAGACAGAAGCCTGGGTGCGGAAAAGGAACAGGTGTAGATCGATCCCGAACAGCAACAACCCTGTAAGTTGCTAATAGTTTAGTGATTGGCCAGAAAAGTAATCATTTTGGTGttctttgttgttttattATGCATTATAGAAGTATTGCCTCTTGTGGATAATCTATTGATCATTGTGGTTTCCTCTTATATTGTTATTCTATAGATgtgtatttgatttgattgttaTGGGCAAATGTTGCAGTGTTGCAGTATAGTTCTACTTTTCAATATGGCTTATCATTTACCGGTGTATTCTTTTTGATTTTAAAGATTGTTCAACCACAACTTCATTTAAGGGTTCGCTTTTACTTAATCATTATAAGAACATGTCTGCATGGAACTCAAAAGTCTGACTTAATGGGATTGTATTTGTCAATCAACCGAATCTGACTTTGTCAAGTGTCCATTGCCATCTATTGTTACAGTgccttgaaaaaaaaattaaaggacaaGATGGCTGAATTTCAGGTAGGTCACGTACACACATTTTCTTATAAGATTAGTGTTTTAATCTTGTTTCGTTCATCTTCTATTATATTctctcaattttttatttatttaaaatatgtaGACTCTAAGAGAAACCATCCATCAAGAGTATCGGGAGGTTGTCGAGAGGCGAGTTTTTACAGGTTTGAACCTTTCACTTGTCACTCATATGTGGCTATTACTTCTGAAACTTGATGCGCCAGATTTCTCATGAccttaacaaattttttatttctcttgcTTTTTGTGATTATCAGTAACGGGCACAAGAGCTGATGAAGAGGTGAAACTTATTGCACTGTTAAAATTCCAGTATATCTACACCATTGTAAAACCTCGTGTTCTAATTAGTTATCAATGTACAGACAATTGAAAGATTAATTGAGACAGGAGACAGTGaacaaatttttcaaaagGCAATCCAGGAACAAGGACGAGGCCAGGTTTGTCACTTTTTTCGTTGTTACCTTCTCTTCCCCTAATTGAGCACGTTTAACTatcaaaattggaaattttgagaacttaagcaatttatttttatttttttgacatATCAAACATTTTAGTCCAAACTGCAATCTCATCTGCTGAAGTTGTTAGCTTGGTCTAATGAATCATCAGATTTActaatttgtattttctttttcctttttctcatttttttacTTGTCCTTTTTGTTAAAGTGAAAATTATACGTTTGGGAGATACCATGAGCCACAAACCAATGATGGTTAAGATTGATCACATCTGATTTCAATATTCACGTATCAAATTGTAGATAATGGACACTCTGGCAGAGATTCAAGAGCGCCATGATGCAGTTAGAGATCTTGAGAGGAAGCTTCTTGATTTACAACAGGTATCTTATTAGTTTGTGCAATCATGCTTACTATTTGATGAAAATATCAAGTTGCTATATAATGCAGATGTCTAAATTTTAACGTTTGCTTTGCCATGTTGATTATATAGAATCAAACTGTTGAATCTTGCTTCATGGTGTTCTGTAAGAAGGTGTAGGATCAGTTTGATCCTGAGGTTGTCTCATGATGTGTTGAGCCTGTGTTTAGTGGCTTATAAAACCATGTTATGTTCCACTTTTAATGCCGTAATTTGATCACGTCTGACCTGGAGAATAGCCCAACAGCCTTGAAAAGGGCTTGACATACAATTAAATGGA
Above is a genomic segment from Prunus dulcis chromosome 7, ALMONDv2, whole genome shotgun sequence containing:
- the LOC117634251 gene encoding syntaxin-132 — translated: MNDLLKDSFEISRGQASRDGDIELGTNGSMNSGEFGLENFFKKVQEIEKQNEKLNKLLKKLQDAHEESKAVTKAPSMKSIKQRMEKDVDEVGKIARWIKSKIEELDKENLANRQKPGCGKGTGVDRSRTATTLALKKKLKDKMAEFQTLRETIHQEYREVVERRVFTVTGTRADEETIERLIETGDSEQIFQKAIQEQGRGQIMDTLAEIQERHDAVRDLERKLLDLQQIFLDMAVLVDAQGDLLDNIETQVSSAVDHVQQGNTALQKAKKLQKSSRKWMCIAILILLIIVIIIVVAVLKPWNSNKGA